A single genomic interval of Petroclostridium xylanilyticum harbors:
- the hisF gene encoding imidazole glycerol phosphate synthase subunit HisF, with the protein MLAKRIIPCLDVHAGRVVKGVNFVNLRDAGDPVEIASVYDKAGADELVFLDITASSDARTIMLDVVRRTAEQVFIPFTVGGGIRTVEDFRDILREGADKISVNSAALKRPELISEAAWRFGSQCVVVAIDAKRRENGEGWEVYLNGGRINTKKDAVEWAIEAEKRGAGEILLTSMDCDGTKNGYDIELTYAISSQVKIPVIASGGAGTMEHFYEAITAGQADAILAASLFHYKEMEIRDLKQYLRDRGVEVRL; encoded by the coding sequence ATGTTAGCCAAAAGAATTATACCGTGTCTTGATGTCCATGCAGGAAGGGTTGTAAAAGGAGTTAATTTCGTTAATTTGCGTGACGCCGGTGATCCGGTTGAAATTGCTTCTGTATATGATAAAGCCGGTGCCGATGAATTAGTGTTTCTAGATATTACTGCATCGTCCGATGCAAGAACCATTATGTTAGATGTAGTCCGGAGGACTGCAGAGCAGGTATTTATACCTTTTACTGTAGGCGGGGGAATAAGGACGGTCGAAGATTTTAGAGATATTTTAAGAGAGGGTGCTGACAAAATTTCGGTTAACTCTGCTGCCCTAAAGAGACCCGAACTCATCTCAGAAGCAGCCTGGAGATTTGGCAGCCAATGTGTAGTAGTTGCGATTGATGCAAAAAGGCGGGAGAATGGTGAAGGATGGGAAGTCTACCTGAATGGTGGTAGAATTAACACAAAAAAGGACGCTGTTGAATGGGCAATAGAAGCTGAAAAAAGAGGCGCCGGAGAAATCTTGCTTACGAGTATGGACTGTGATGGTACTAAAAATGGATATGATATTGAGTTAACCTATGCCATATCCTCGCAAGTTAAAATTCCGGTTATTGCTTCAGGCGGAGCAGGAACCATGGAGCATTTCTATGAAGCTATCACTGCCGGACAAGCAGATGCAATACTGGCAGCTTCATTGTTTCACTATAAAGAGATGGAAATTAGAGATTTAAAGCAATATCTTAGAGACAGGGGAGTAGAAGTCAGGCTCTAA
- the hisA gene encoding 1-(5-phosphoribosyl)-5-[(5-phosphoribosylamino)methylideneamino]imidazole-4-carboxamide isomerase — protein MVIYPAIDIKQGKCVRLVQGKFSDVTVYSDNPVQMAKKWEQLGAKYIHLVDLDGALTGQSVNSEIIKEIVKSVSIPVQLGGGIRTIENIKSMLDNGVTRVILGTSAVRNPLLVKEAAAQYKERIVVGIDAKDGKVAIEGWEKVSDFSAVSFAKKMQEIGVKTIVYTDISRDGMLKGPNIAAMKEMVDSLAIDVIASGGVSSLSDIKELKKTGVEGVIVGKALYTGNVSLVEALEVAKE, from the coding sequence ATGGTTATATATCCTGCAATAGATATAAAACAAGGAAAATGTGTAAGACTTGTACAAGGAAAGTTTTCTGATGTGACGGTATATTCGGATAATCCGGTACAAATGGCAAAAAAATGGGAACAACTGGGTGCAAAGTATATTCATCTTGTAGATCTGGATGGTGCTCTAACCGGACAATCGGTGAATAGTGAAATTATAAAAGAAATAGTAAAGTCAGTGTCGATCCCTGTTCAGTTGGGTGGAGGGATTAGAACCATTGAAAATATAAAATCTATGTTGGACAATGGAGTGACCAGGGTTATATTAGGAACTTCGGCTGTCAGGAATCCTTTGCTAGTGAAGGAAGCAGCAGCGCAGTATAAAGAAAGGATTGTTGTAGGAATTGATGCGAAGGATGGAAAGGTAGCAATAGAAGGATGGGAAAAAGTAAGTGATTTTTCAGCCGTAAGTTTTGCTAAAAAGATGCAGGAAATTGGAGTTAAAACGATAGTATATACGGATATTTCAAGAGATGGAATGCTAAAAGGACCAAATATTGCTGCCATGAAAGAAATGGTAGACAGTCTTGCGATTGATGTAATTGCTTCAGGCGGGGTGAGTAGTCTTAGCGATATTAAAGAGTTGAAGAAAACAGGAGTAGAAGGGGTAATTGTAGGAAAAGCGCTTTATACCGGAAATGTTAGTCTTGTAGAAGCGTTAGAGGTAGCAAAGGAGTGA
- a CDS encoding DUF3656 domain-containing U32 family peptidase has translation MDNDVELLSPAGTWEALVAAVQNGADAVYLGGKAFNARQYAGNFDDEQLKRAVEYCHVRGVSVYLTVNTLLNDRELEELVSFIVLANNIGIDAVIVQDLGVARLIKEAVPELSLHASTQMTIHNLGGVKILEKMGFDRVVLARELSYEEIRYICKNSPLEVEVFIHGALCMSYSGQCLMSSLIGGRSGNRGCCAQPCRLPYDFVDMDSQKVLHEKLSQKYLLSPKDLSLIEYLNKLKEVGVKSLKIEGRMKRPEYVAVVTRIYRHYLDSNLKVNQEDYDTLLQMFNRGGFTQNYFKGKTGESMMSYIRPNNWGIYIGDVVSYDKKKNLVHINLEGNLNVGDGIEIWTKSGQDQGIIVTKLMLGSKNIDSAVKGQVVSFNISGDIKKGDKVYKTSDVKINEEAKQTFGESVNLKKIPIYGHCKIELEKPVRISLWDDKGNYVEATGQKDAEKAINKELETDKVLQQLNKLGGTPFDFVDISVDIQPGLALPVSEINSVRRNAVELLVDKRINNFKRQPVQVAEAKYRIEQLVNKDNLVMQNAGKIKLGAQVNSYLQAKELLNSGLERIYITANALLEHKDQENFKDIILQYISQEIEIVCAFPRILLERDIKVYRQIVDLIGQLGINSVMLGNIGHTVLLGEGSSYNLYGDFSLNIFNSLSIYTAGELGFKCVTLSPELTFKQINNIQKPLALESEILVYGRLPLMIMQNCPIGSYSRYLDSSCKCCCDMKGYGLRDRKGIVFPLMTNKFTCRTEILNSQPLFLVDKMDDILSSRINSIRLLFTNESPAECKKIASIYKDAMEMGQDKAMEKHGDFIEKIMKEGFTRGHYYRGVE, from the coding sequence TTGGATAATGATGTAGAACTGTTGTCTCCGGCAGGAACCTGGGAGGCGTTGGTTGCTGCAGTACAAAATGGAGCTGATGCGGTTTATCTGGGAGGAAAGGCTTTTAATGCACGTCAATATGCGGGAAATTTTGATGATGAGCAGTTAAAACGGGCTGTAGAATATTGCCACGTTAGAGGAGTAAGTGTTTATTTGACGGTTAATACACTTTTAAATGACAGAGAGTTAGAAGAATTGGTTAGCTTTATTGTTCTTGCTAATAATATAGGTATCGATGCAGTAATTGTACAGGACTTAGGTGTTGCTAGGTTGATAAAGGAAGCTGTGCCTGAATTGAGCCTGCATGCCAGCACGCAAATGACCATTCACAACCTTGGAGGCGTAAAAATATTAGAAAAAATGGGATTTGACAGGGTGGTCCTGGCAAGGGAATTAAGCTATGAAGAAATACGGTATATTTGTAAAAATTCTCCCCTTGAAGTAGAGGTTTTTATACATGGTGCATTATGCATGTCTTATTCCGGGCAGTGCCTTATGAGTAGTTTGATAGGGGGAAGGAGTGGCAATAGGGGGTGTTGTGCACAACCATGCCGCCTTCCCTATGATTTTGTAGATATGGATTCCCAGAAAGTGCTGCATGAAAAATTAAGCCAAAAGTATTTATTAAGCCCTAAAGACCTAAGCCTTATTGAATACCTGAATAAATTAAAAGAGGTGGGAGTAAAATCATTAAAAATTGAAGGCAGGATGAAACGTCCTGAATATGTTGCAGTAGTAACGAGAATCTACAGGCATTACCTGGATAGTAATCTTAAGGTAAATCAAGAAGATTATGATACACTTTTACAGATGTTCAACAGGGGAGGTTTCACACAGAATTATTTTAAAGGCAAAACCGGGGAAAGCATGATGAGTTATATAAGGCCGAATAATTGGGGCATATACATAGGAGATGTTGTTTCCTATGATAAAAAGAAAAATCTGGTACATATAAACTTGGAGGGCAATTTAAATGTGGGTGATGGCATTGAGATATGGACAAAAAGTGGTCAAGACCAGGGGATAATCGTTACAAAATTAATGCTTGGTTCTAAAAATATAGATTCTGCAGTTAAAGGACAGGTTGTAAGTTTTAACATAAGTGGAGATATAAAAAAAGGAGACAAGGTCTATAAAACATCTGATGTTAAGATTAATGAAGAAGCGAAACAGACCTTTGGTGAAAGCGTTAACCTTAAGAAAATACCTATATACGGACATTGCAAAATTGAACTTGAAAAACCTGTTCGTATAAGTTTGTGGGATGATAAAGGTAATTATGTAGAGGCTACGGGACAGAAAGATGCAGAAAAGGCTATTAATAAAGAATTGGAGACTGACAAAGTATTACAGCAGCTAAATAAACTGGGAGGTACTCCTTTTGATTTTGTAGATATAAGTGTGGATATACAACCAGGGCTGGCATTGCCTGTCAGTGAGATTAACAGTGTGAGAAGAAATGCAGTGGAATTACTAGTAGATAAAAGAATTAATAATTTCAAACGTCAACCTGTACAGGTTGCAGAAGCAAAGTACAGAATTGAGCAGCTTGTTAATAAAGATAATCTTGTGATGCAAAATGCTGGCAAAATAAAATTAGGCGCACAGGTTAACAGTTATTTGCAGGCAAAAGAATTGTTAAATAGTGGGTTGGAAAGGATTTATATTACGGCAAACGCTTTGCTGGAGCACAAAGATCAAGAGAATTTTAAAGATATTATTTTACAATACATTTCCCAGGAAATAGAGATTGTTTGCGCTTTTCCCCGGATACTTCTTGAAAGAGATATAAAGGTATACAGGCAAATAGTAGACCTTATAGGTCAACTTGGAATTAATAGTGTAATGCTGGGTAATATAGGTCATACGGTTTTGCTGGGGGAAGGTAGTTCATATAATCTATATGGTGATTTTAGTTTGAATATATTTAATTCTCTAAGTATTTATACTGCCGGTGAGCTGGGATTTAAGTGTGTAACGTTATCACCGGAACTAACTTTTAAACAGATAAACAATATTCAGAAGCCGCTGGCATTGGAATCGGAAATTCTTGTGTATGGTAGGCTGCCTTTAATGATAATGCAAAATTGCCCTATTGGAAGTTATTCAAGATATCTGGACAGTTCGTGCAAATGCTGCTGTGATATGAAGGGATATGGCCTTAGAGACAGAAAAGGCATAGTATTTCCGCTGATGACAAATAAATTTACATGCCGTACAGAAATTTTGAACTCACAACCACTTTTTCTTGTTGATAAGATGGATGATATATTATCCAGTAGAATTAATTCAATCAGACTGCTATTTACAAACGAGAGTCCAGCAGAGTGTAAAAAGATAGCTTCAATCTATAAAGATGCCATGGAAATGGGACAAGATAAGGCAATGGAAAAGCATGGAGATTTTATTGAAAAAATAATGAAGGAAGGCTTCACAAGGGGACATTATTACAGGGGAGTGGAATGA
- a CDS encoding alkaline phosphatase family protein — MKVVFIFIDGFGLGREEVQINPLYSANIPNIRKMMAEYIVIPTDTTLGVEGLPQSATGQTAILTGINAPQVLGRHLHGQPTITLKKLLYKHSLFKILKEMNVKVTNANVYREQYLQQINNPKSRKLRPSASTVACMAAGITFRTVEDLKHGRGIYHDIINKILIESGYEVSLIEPESAAQILFNISQEYDFTFFEYFMTDIIGHKQEREKSEEVLEILDRFLGKLDKIIDYTNTLLVITSDHGNIEDLSVKTHTFNKVPTIVHGKCAEIFVEGITSLVDISPAIIRVFSLALTDYERRIF; from the coding sequence ATGAAGGTTGTATTTATCTTTATTGACGGTTTTGGGCTGGGAAGGGAAGAGGTACAGATAAACCCATTATATAGTGCCAATATACCTAATATACGTAAAATGATGGCTGAATATATTGTAATTCCTACTGATACGACTTTAGGTGTGGAAGGATTACCGCAAAGTGCCACGGGTCAGACGGCTATTCTCACGGGAATAAATGCACCACAGGTACTGGGAAGGCATTTACACGGGCAGCCCACCATTACTTTAAAAAAATTATTATATAAACATAGTCTTTTTAAAATACTAAAAGAAATGAATGTAAAAGTTACAAATGCCAATGTATATAGAGAGCAGTATTTGCAGCAGATTAACAACCCTAAGAGTAGAAAATTGAGGCCTTCAGCGTCTACTGTTGCCTGTATGGCTGCGGGGATAACTTTTCGGACTGTAGAAGATTTAAAGCATGGCAGAGGGATTTATCATGATATAATTAATAAGATATTGATAGAAAGCGGGTACGAAGTATCCCTTATTGAACCTGAGTCAGCTGCACAGATATTATTCAATATATCCCAGGAGTATGACTTTACATTTTTTGAATACTTCATGACTGATATAATAGGGCATAAGCAGGAGAGAGAAAAGAGTGAAGAGGTATTAGAGATTTTAGATAGATTTTTAGGTAAATTGGATAAGATCATAGATTATACAAATACTTTATTAGTGATTACCAGTGATCATGGCAATATAGAGGATCTATCCGTGAAAACCCACACCTTTAACAAAGTACCTACAATTGTACATGGCAAATGTGCTGAAATATTTGTGGAAGGAATTACTTCACTGGTAGATATTAGTCCGGCAATTATTAGAGTTTTTAGCTTAGCCCTGACCGATTATGAAAGGCGTATATTTTAG
- the hisIE gene encoding bifunctional phosphoribosyl-AMP cyclohydrolase/phosphoribosyl-ATP diphosphatase HisIE has product MNFVDQLKFDDKGLIPAIIQDYKTGEVLMMAYMNKETVQKTVQTGKTVFWSRSREKLWMKGETSGHFQYVKSIKLDCDNDCLLISVEQIEAACHTNHYSCFYREYKNGQLEEVEDSNFNKAKVLQDVYDIIVDRVKNPKEGSYTNYLFSKGIDKMLKKVGEETAEVIIAAKNKAADEIRYEVADLLYHLLVVLVERGITLDEVYDELERRK; this is encoded by the coding sequence ATGAACTTTGTGGATCAATTAAAATTCGATGATAAAGGACTTATTCCTGCAATTATTCAGGATTATAAAACAGGTGAAGTTTTAATGATGGCATACATGAACAAGGAAACGGTACAAAAGACTGTACAAACAGGCAAGACTGTTTTTTGGAGCCGGAGCCGGGAGAAGTTATGGATGAAGGGTGAAACTTCCGGGCATTTTCAGTATGTTAAAAGCATTAAATTAGATTGTGACAACGACTGTTTATTAATTAGTGTAGAACAGATAGAGGCAGCTTGCCATACTAATCATTATTCATGTTTTTACAGGGAATATAAAAACGGGCAGTTAGAAGAGGTGGAAGATAGTAATTTTAATAAAGCAAAGGTACTCCAGGATGTATATGATATTATAGTAGATAGAGTGAAAAATCCTAAAGAAGGGTCTTATACCAATTATTTATTTTCTAAAGGCATAGATAAAATGTTAAAAAAGGTGGGAGAAGAAACGGCAGAAGTCATTATTGCAGCAAAAAATAAAGCTGCTGACGAAATTCGCTATGAGGTTGCTGATTTGCTGTATCATCTTTTGGTAGTGTTGGTAGAACGTGGGATCACACTAGATGAGGTTTATGATGAGCTGGAACGAAGAAAGTGA
- the dut gene encoding dUTP diphosphatase, translating to MDSQIDVKIKYVSPKIGKEIKPPFYATSGSAGMDLAACIEDPIILEPGQKVVVPTGIAIQLPSHQYVALIFARSGLGIKHGITMSNGVGVIDSDYTGEIMCGLINLGNRPYTIQPGDRIAQMVFMPVAIASLTLVNELNPTERGTGGLGSTGQ from the coding sequence ATGGATAGCCAAATTGATGTTAAAATCAAATATGTGTCTCCTAAAATAGGAAAAGAAATAAAACCACCGTTTTATGCAACTTCTGGTTCAGCTGGGATGGACCTGGCAGCTTGTATTGAAGATCCTATTATACTAGAACCGGGACAAAAGGTAGTAGTCCCTACTGGAATAGCAATACAACTGCCTTCACACCAATATGTAGCTCTTATTTTCGCACGCAGCGGTCTGGGAATAAAGCATGGCATTACAATGTCTAATGGAGTAGGTGTAATAGATAGTGACTATACGGGTGAAATTATGTGCGGATTAATAAATCTGGGAAATAGACCATACACTATTCAGCCAGGTGACCGTATAGCTCAAATGGTGTTTATGCCGGTAGCTATTGCTTCTTTAACTCTTGTGAATGAACTTAATCCCACTGAAAGAGGAACGGGGGGGCTGGGGTCAACCGGACAATAA